In Neorhizobium galegae, the following proteins share a genomic window:
- a CDS encoding lipopolysaccharide biosynthesis protein, which translates to MSVSVRLISGSIANGALLAANVLIQTISVPIMLGWWSAQQFGLWVLLQTLHSLSVVFDLGHQNYLGYEFQRLGTREAARRDFASSIPAAILLGTALLCCWTAVPAFGWADALFGDFVPAELMGDLSGSMTVYALTWLVTSSVGGILGRALIPFGYYARMAWWRFALLVWVNLAALAAVLSGGNVLDAVIASSVANVIVNIGVHLDCFRLWRREEIGFAVPDLRRGWSNLTRSLFVSFRELLAIGNQQGVRLLIAPLAGVSLLAAFTATRTLSNIATQGINALAGPVEPELLRYLREGKSEPAETTVTLSWLFVLFIISPACLLLQWVAPGLFLWWTRGNFHLDPLLFGSLGACVIVYGFAQPMVSIVRGNNILLPQIVANVASLLITAIGCYLTLTSWGLPGAGFSLLAAEIASFLIYAVAARAVLRKLRLSLPVHAFAASLCGCVSVIASLFAMAILPQSAGWSSIPAVIGSLLAAGMTYRTLPPHIRAVLLRRVPNLTRRRTALMGDRP; encoded by the coding sequence ATGAGTGTGTCAGTACGGCTAATCTCGGGCTCGATCGCCAATGGGGCGTTGCTTGCCGCCAATGTCCTGATCCAGACGATCAGCGTGCCGATTATGCTCGGCTGGTGGTCGGCGCAGCAATTCGGGCTCTGGGTCCTGCTGCAGACGCTCCATTCCCTCTCCGTCGTCTTCGACCTCGGCCACCAGAATTATCTCGGTTATGAATTCCAGCGCCTCGGCACCAGGGAGGCCGCAAGGCGGGACTTCGCCTCGTCCATCCCGGCCGCCATTCTGCTGGGAACCGCACTGCTGTGCTGCTGGACGGCTGTCCCGGCCTTCGGATGGGCCGACGCGTTGTTCGGAGACTTCGTTCCTGCGGAGCTGATGGGCGACCTTTCAGGCTCGATGACCGTCTATGCGCTCACCTGGCTCGTCACCAGCTCCGTCGGCGGCATCCTCGGGCGGGCGCTCATCCCTTTCGGCTATTATGCGAGAATGGCGTGGTGGCGGTTTGCGCTGCTGGTGTGGGTCAACCTCGCGGCGCTCGCGGCAGTCCTTTCCGGCGGAAATGTCCTCGACGCCGTGATCGCCTCGTCGGTCGCCAACGTCATCGTCAATATCGGCGTGCATCTCGATTGCTTTCGTCTCTGGCGGCGCGAAGAAATCGGCTTTGCCGTCCCCGATCTGCGCAGGGGCTGGTCCAACCTCACGCGGAGCCTGTTCGTATCGTTCCGCGAACTGCTCGCCATCGGAAACCAGCAGGGCGTCCGGTTGCTGATCGCACCGCTGGCCGGCGTCAGCCTTCTCGCAGCGTTCACTGCGACCCGGACGCTGTCGAATATCGCGACCCAAGGCATCAACGCATTGGCGGGTCCGGTCGAGCCGGAACTCTTGCGCTATCTGAGGGAAGGGAAGAGCGAACCTGCGGAAACCACGGTCACCCTCAGCTGGCTATTCGTGCTTTTCATCATCAGCCCCGCCTGCCTTCTGCTCCAGTGGGTGGCCCCCGGCCTTTTCCTGTGGTGGACCCGCGGCAACTTCCATCTGGACCCGCTGCTGTTCGGCTCGCTCGGCGCCTGCGTCATTGTCTACGGTTTCGCCCAGCCGATGGTTTCGATCGTCCGGGGAAACAATATTCTGCTGCCGCAGATCGTCGCAAACGTCGCGTCTCTGCTGATCACGGCGATCGGTTGTTATCTGACGTTGACCTCATGGGGGCTGCCGGGCGCCGGTTTCTCGCTGCTGGCGGCCGAGATCGCCAGCTTTCTGATCTATGCCGTGGCCGCCCGCGCCGTGCTCCGAAAGCTGCGGTTGAGCCTGCCCGTCCATGCCTTCGCCGCATCCCTTTGCGGCTGCGTCTCGGTCATCGCCAGCCTGTTCGCCATGGCAATCTTGCCGCAATCGGCAGGTTGGTCATCCATTCCGGCCGTGATCGGCTCGCTGCTGGCGGCGGGTATGACCTACCGGACTTTGCCGCCTCACATACGAGCCGTCCTCCTGCGTCGCGTTCCAAACCTCACCCGGAGGCGGACCGCTCTCATGGGGGATCGGCCATGA